In Pseudoduganella albidiflava, a single window of DNA contains:
- the pelA gene encoding pectate lyase, with product MKRTALALALALAAGWGLPAAQATVIGTMTRAQPVTEARIATLGETERAAWRAYLERSRALMERDKATLAAERASGTAPPEAQARLHGDSGMPLKQPAAWYASAEARHVADNIVSFQTPAGGWGKNVNRTGHLRQKGEHYAPIDDDPSGGVIVATKGWNYVGTIDNDATTTELAFLARVQAALPGAPGAAYRQAFERGVSYLLDAQYPNGGFPQVYPLQGGYHDAITFNDNAFAQVADLLAMVAARGGDYAFVPPELAARAGAAHGRAIKVLVASQIRVDGQLTGWCQQHDALTLAPVGARNFEPVALSSSETSRLLRLLMEQPRPTPEVVAAIDAAAAWLKRVAVRDVGWTTKAENGRFLEARPGAGPMWARMYDIATMKPIFGDRDGTIHTDVNELSKERRDGYGWYGNGPASALAAYDKWSKKR from the coding sequence ATGAAGAGAACCGCGCTCGCGCTGGCGCTGGCACTGGCGGCGGGCTGGGGCCTGCCCGCTGCGCAGGCAACGGTGATCGGCACGATGACGCGTGCGCAGCCGGTCACGGAAGCGCGCATCGCCACGCTGGGCGAGACGGAGCGGGCGGCATGGCGCGCCTACCTGGAACGCTCGCGCGCGCTGATGGAGCGCGACAAGGCCACGCTGGCGGCGGAACGGGCCAGCGGGACGGCCCCGCCGGAAGCACAGGCGCGGCTGCACGGCGATTCCGGCATGCCGCTGAAGCAGCCGGCGGCGTGGTACGCGTCGGCCGAGGCGCGGCACGTGGCCGACAATATCGTCAGCTTCCAGACCCCGGCGGGCGGCTGGGGCAAGAACGTCAACCGCACCGGCCACCTGCGGCAGAAGGGCGAGCACTATGCGCCGATCGACGACGACCCGTCCGGCGGCGTGATCGTCGCGACCAAGGGCTGGAACTACGTGGGCACGATCGACAACGATGCCACCACCACCGAGCTGGCGTTCCTGGCCCGCGTGCAGGCGGCGCTGCCCGGCGCGCCCGGCGCCGCGTATCGGCAGGCCTTCGAGCGGGGCGTGAGTTACCTGCTCGACGCCCAATACCCGAACGGCGGCTTCCCGCAGGTGTATCCGCTGCAGGGCGGCTACCACGATGCCATTACGTTCAACGACAATGCGTTCGCCCAGGTGGCCGACCTGCTGGCCATGGTGGCCGCGCGGGGCGGCGACTATGCCTTCGTGCCGCCCGAGCTGGCGGCCCGGGCCGGGGCCGCGCATGGCCGGGCGATCAAGGTGCTGGTGGCCAGCCAGATCCGCGTCGATGGCCAGCTGACGGGCTGGTGCCAGCAGCACGATGCGCTGACCCTGGCGCCGGTGGGGGCACGCAATTTCGAGCCGGTGGCGCTGTCCAGCTCGGAAACGTCGCGGCTGCTCAGGCTGCTGATGGAGCAACCGCGGCCGACGCCGGAAGTCGTGGCGGCCATCGATGCGGCCGCCGCGTGGCTGAAGCGGGTCGCCGTGCGCGACGTGGGCTGGACCACGAAGGCCGAGAATGGCCGCTTCCTCGAAGCCCGGCCCGGCGCCGGCCCGATGTGGGCGCGCATGTACGACATCGCCACGATGAAGCCGATCTTCGGCGACCGCGACGGCACCATCCACACCGACGTCAACGAGCTCAGCAAGGAGCGCCGCGACGGCTACGGCTGGTATGGCAACGGGCCCGCCTCGGCGCTCGCCGCCTACGACAAGTGGTCGAAGAAGCGCTGA
- a CDS encoding glycoside hydrolase family 28 protein: MTDKTFLQRRQWIKGTAALGTVSFLGLPAPGRAQAADPWARARQIAGVFARPLPFPKRDFVVTAYGGKPCKVHKVAGYPTIRARGQVTTPVPGSHDSHPALRAAIAAAHKAGGGRVLVPAGDWYLKGPIVLLSNVHVHLAKGVHVYFSANPADYARDYPEAQTVDCGANGKLVLSRWQGNDCFNFAPLVYARGQKNIAITGEDWTSILDGQAGVPYEDGSGPGWWSMNQKGAEKGALHQGVDNPANPPLATMAPHLDAATLARIAGDRPHGRSDEKYLPALSEAGVPVDRRIFGLGHYLRPCLVEFMDCEDVLMQGYQAVNAPFWIHHPVKCRNVHFSKVKMESIGPNSDGFDPESCDTVLVDGCWFNTGDDCIAIKAGKNADVGYGPTRNVVIQNSVMNSGHGGITLGSEMSAGIEHVYAQNIDVRNIHYATDPINTVVRLKTNMNRGGYLRHFYVRDLTLPNGVRLKPGFYTPIPGGPVPAKTVPTGGGAVITFDCDYTPSFDLVRSRPPEVSDVHISGIRVSNVDTPEGRFGCYQAFVVLGPVAHSYNGAPDRPVLPVLPVQRVTISDCDFGNAVRADAPWFLHNARDVTLRNVTIGGKRYDEKLAG; this comes from the coding sequence ATGACAGACAAGACCTTCCTGCAGCGCCGCCAGTGGATCAAGGGGACCGCCGCGCTGGGCACCGTGTCCTTCCTGGGCCTGCCCGCACCGGGCCGCGCCCAGGCCGCGGACCCGTGGGCGCGCGCCCGGCAGATCGCCGGCGTGTTCGCCAGGCCGCTGCCGTTTCCGAAACGCGACTTCGTGGTTACGGCCTACGGCGGCAAGCCGTGCAAGGTGCACAAGGTGGCGGGCTATCCGACCATCCGCGCCCGGGGGCAGGTGACGACGCCCGTGCCGGGTTCGCACGACAGCCATCCCGCGCTGCGCGCCGCGATCGCCGCCGCGCACAAGGCCGGCGGCGGTCGCGTGCTGGTGCCGGCCGGCGACTGGTACCTGAAGGGACCGATCGTGCTGCTGTCCAATGTGCACGTGCACCTGGCGAAAGGCGTGCACGTGTACTTCAGCGCCAACCCGGCCGACTACGCGCGCGATTATCCGGAAGCGCAGACGGTCGACTGCGGCGCCAACGGCAAGCTGGTGCTGTCGCGCTGGCAGGGCAACGACTGCTTCAACTTCGCGCCGCTGGTGTATGCGCGCGGCCAGAAGAACATCGCCATCACGGGCGAGGACTGGACCAGCATCCTGGATGGCCAGGCCGGCGTGCCGTACGAGGATGGCAGCGGGCCGGGCTGGTGGAGCATGAACCAGAAGGGCGCCGAGAAGGGCGCGCTGCACCAGGGCGTGGACAACCCCGCCAATCCGCCGCTGGCGACGATGGCGCCGCACCTGGACGCGGCCACGCTGGCGCGCATCGCCGGCGACCGGCCGCACGGGCGCTCCGATGAAAAATACCTGCCGGCGCTGTCCGAGGCCGGCGTGCCGGTCGACAGGCGCATCTTCGGGCTGGGCCACTACCTGCGGCCTTGCCTCGTCGAGTTCATGGATTGCGAGGACGTGCTGATGCAGGGCTACCAGGCGGTCAACGCGCCGTTCTGGATCCACCATCCGGTCAAGTGCCGCAATGTGCATTTTTCAAAGGTGAAGATGGAATCGATCGGGCCGAATTCGGACGGCTTCGATCCGGAATCGTGCGACACCGTGCTGGTCGACGGCTGCTGGTTCAACACGGGTGACGACTGCATCGCCATCAAGGCAGGCAAGAATGCCGACGTGGGCTACGGCCCCACGCGCAACGTGGTGATCCAGAACTCGGTGATGAACAGCGGCCATGGCGGCATCACGCTGGGCAGCGAGATGTCGGCCGGGATCGAGCACGTGTATGCGCAGAACATCGACGTGCGCAATATCCACTACGCCACCGATCCGATCAACACCGTGGTGCGGCTGAAAACCAATATGAACCGGGGCGGCTACCTGCGCCATTTCTACGTGCGCGACCTGACGCTGCCGAACGGCGTGCGGCTCAAGCCCGGCTTCTACACGCCGATCCCGGGCGGGCCGGTGCCGGCGAAAACCGTGCCCACCGGCGGCGGCGCGGTGATCACCTTCGATTGCGACTACACGCCATCGTTCGACCTGGTGCGCAGCCGGCCGCCGGAGGTGTCGGACGTGCATATTTCCGGCATCAGGGTGAGCAACGTGGACACGCCGGAAGGGCGCTTCGGCTGCTACCAGGCGTTCGTCGTGCTCGGCCCGGTGGCGCACAGCTACAACGGCGCGCCGGACAGGCCGGTGCTCCCGGTGCTGCCGGTACAAAGGGTGACGATCAGCGACTGCGACTTCGGCAACGCGGTGCGCGCCGATGCGCCGTGGTTCCTGCACAATGCGCGCGATGTCACCCTGCGCAACGTGACGATCGGCGGCAAGCGGTACGACGAAAAACTGGCGGGATAA
- the map gene encoding type I methionyl aminopeptidase, which produces MTKTPHEVALLAKSGRLLASVFGLLDRTPLAGKSTLEIDAMVERFIVDELAARPASKGQYGFAFVLNSSVNHVVCHGVPSAADVLKDGDIVNFDITLEKNGYIADSSKTYLVGEVAPAARRLVQATYEAMWKGIRAVRPGARLGDIGWAIERHAKRNGCSVVREYCGHGIGQQMHEAPQVRHFGERGTGMELREGMVFTIEPMFNRGGRSVTTLSDGWTVVTRDGSLSAQFEHTVAVTATGVAVLTLRPEEHGMVAIPAAAAAAGPAIMAASGTPRP; this is translated from the coding sequence ATGACAAAGACACCCCACGAAGTGGCGCTGCTCGCCAAATCGGGCCGCCTGCTGGCGTCCGTGTTCGGCCTGCTGGACCGCACGCCGCTGGCCGGCAAGTCGACCCTGGAGATCGATGCCATGGTCGAGCGCTTTATCGTCGACGAACTGGCAGCGCGTCCCGCCAGCAAGGGGCAGTACGGCTTTGCCTTCGTGCTGAATTCATCCGTCAACCACGTCGTGTGCCATGGCGTGCCGTCGGCGGCGGACGTGCTGAAGGACGGCGATATCGTCAACTTCGACATCACGCTGGAAAAGAACGGCTACATCGCCGATTCCAGCAAGACCTACCTGGTCGGGGAAGTCGCTCCCGCTGCCAGGCGCCTGGTGCAGGCCACGTACGAAGCGATGTGGAAGGGCATCCGCGCGGTGCGGCCCGGCGCCCGGCTCGGCGATATCGGCTGGGCCATCGAACGCCACGCGAAGCGCAACGGCTGTTCGGTGGTGCGCGAATATTGCGGGCACGGCATCGGCCAGCAGATGCACGAGGCGCCGCAGGTGCGCCACTTCGGCGAGCGCGGCACGGGCATGGAGCTGCGTGAAGGCATGGTGTTCACCATCGAACCGATGTTCAACCGGGGCGGGCGCAGCGTGACGACGCTGAGCGATGGCTGGACGGTGGTGACGCGTGACGGCTCGCTGTCCGCGCAGTTCGAGCACACGGTGGCGGTAACGGCCACCGGCGTGGCGGTGCTGACCCTGCGGCCGGAAGAACACGGCATGGTCGCAATCCCGGCAGCGGCGGCTGCTGCCGGGCCGGCCATCATGGCAGCTTCTGGAACCCCTCGGCCTTGA
- a CDS encoding DNA alkylation repair protein: protein MTAKVWATVRDVIDGLAPLADDGLASEMSAYQRGQFAFLGIPAVPRRAAVGKPGSGLNGEEALQVAARLWDLPGREYKYTAADVLLQAAGRLDGTALDPLLDLAQREPWWDTVDPLATVIGTVVRRRRGVESGVCEAMDAASAHPSLWVRRIAMIHQRGWRLDTDEARLFRHALALAGEPDFFIRKAIGWALRDYGRWNPPAVTAFLATHGARFSPLTVREARKHLPPVTS from the coding sequence ATGACGGCAAAGGTTTGGGCAACGGTCAGGGATGTCATCGACGGGCTGGCGCCGCTGGCCGACGACGGCTTAGCTAGCGAGATGAGTGCCTACCAGCGCGGGCAATTCGCCTTCCTCGGCATTCCCGCAGTGCCGCGGCGCGCGGCGGTGGGCAAGCCCGGCAGTGGCCTGAACGGGGAGGAAGCCCTGCAGGTGGCGGCCCGCTTGTGGGACTTGCCCGGGCGCGAGTACAAATACACGGCGGCCGATGTGCTGCTCCAGGCGGCCGGCCGCCTCGATGGCACGGCGCTGGACCCGCTGCTCGACCTGGCGCAGCGCGAACCCTGGTGGGACACGGTCGACCCGCTCGCCACCGTCATCGGCACGGTGGTGCGCCGCCGGCGCGGCGTGGAGTCAGGCGTGTGCGAAGCGATGGATGCGGCATCGGCGCATCCATCACTGTGGGTGCGGCGTATCGCCATGATCCACCAGCGCGGCTGGCGGCTGGACACGGACGAGGCGCGGCTGTTCCGCCATGCGCTGGCGCTGGCCGGCGAGCCCGACTTCTTTATCCGCAAGGCCATCGGCTGGGCGCTGCGCGACTACGGGCGCTGGAATCCGCCCGCGGTGACCGCCTTCCTCGCCACGCATGGCGCCCGCTTCTCGCCGCTGACCGTGCGCGAGGCCCGCAAGCACCTGCCACCCGTCACCAGCTGA